In Streptomyces chartreusis NRRL 3882, the following are encoded in one genomic region:
- a CDS encoding FAD-dependent oxidoreductase, translating into MSEKQQVSSSYWIETAPDGHHPALTEDLDVDVAVIGAGIAGLSTAWELTRAGRSVAVLEAGRVAAGVTGHTTAKVTALHTLVYDKLRRTRGPEGARLYARSQSEAIERAAGIAGELGVDCAWESRSAYTYARDAARVDELRAEARAAAEAGLPASFVTETGLPFPVAGAVRVTGQAQFHPRKYLLALAADLVEHGGRIFEGTTVLGLDEGEPCRLSTTTGATVRARDVVVATHYPIFDRALLFTRLTPKRELVVAGTIPADQDPDGMFITPDENTRSVRTAPHDGDRRLLIVTGEHFTPGTGDPRAGFERLTAWATEHFPDLDVTHRWATQDNSPTDTVPMVGPLHPGARHAYVATGFGGWGMTGGIMAGSLLAAQITGEEREWSGLYDPRRLKPAVREAPAFLKTQAKVAGHFVGDRLRPSPPVESLPPGEGAVVRADGHHRLAVYRDDDGNLHSVSARCTHLGCLVAFNSAERAWECPCHGSRFDTDGKVIQGPATKPLEQRDI; encoded by the coding sequence ATGAGCGAGAAGCAGCAGGTCAGCAGCTCGTACTGGATCGAGACGGCACCGGACGGCCACCATCCGGCCCTGACGGAGGACCTGGACGTCGACGTGGCGGTGATCGGCGCCGGGATCGCCGGACTGAGCACGGCGTGGGAGCTGACGCGGGCCGGGCGGAGCGTGGCGGTGCTGGAGGCCGGGCGGGTCGCGGCCGGGGTCACCGGGCACACCACCGCCAAGGTCACGGCCCTGCACACGCTCGTCTACGACAAGCTGCGCCGCACCCGCGGCCCCGAGGGCGCGCGGCTGTACGCCCGCTCCCAGTCCGAGGCGATCGAGCGCGCGGCCGGCATCGCCGGGGAACTGGGCGTCGACTGCGCCTGGGAGAGCAGGAGCGCCTACACGTACGCCCGCGACGCAGCACGGGTGGATGAGCTGCGCGCCGAGGCGCGGGCGGCCGCCGAGGCCGGGCTGCCCGCGTCCTTCGTGACGGAGACCGGGCTGCCCTTCCCGGTGGCGGGCGCGGTCCGGGTCACCGGCCAGGCCCAGTTCCACCCCCGCAAGTACCTGCTGGCCCTCGCCGCCGACCTCGTCGAACACGGCGGGCGGATCTTCGAGGGCACCACGGTGCTCGGCCTGGACGAGGGCGAGCCGTGCCGGCTGTCGACCACGACCGGGGCGACGGTGCGGGCCCGGGACGTCGTCGTCGCGACGCACTACCCGATCTTCGACCGAGCCCTGCTCTTCACCCGGCTGACGCCGAAGCGCGAACTGGTCGTCGCCGGGACGATCCCCGCGGATCAGGACCCGGACGGAATGTTCATCACGCCCGACGAGAACACCCGCTCGGTGCGCACGGCACCGCACGACGGGGACCGGCGTCTGCTCATCGTCACCGGTGAGCACTTCACGCCCGGCACGGGTGACCCGCGGGCCGGTTTCGAACGCCTCACCGCCTGGGCCACCGAGCACTTCCCGGACCTGGACGTCACCCACCGGTGGGCCACGCAGGACAACAGCCCCACCGACACCGTGCCGATGGTCGGCCCGCTGCACCCGGGCGCCCGGCACGCGTACGTGGCGACCGGCTTCGGCGGCTGGGGCATGACCGGCGGCATCATGGCGGGCAGCCTGCTCGCGGCGCAGATCACCGGCGAGGAGCGCGAGTGGAGCGGGCTGTACGACCCGCGCCGGCTGAAGCCCGCCGTCCGGGAGGCGCCGGCGTTCCTCAAGACCCAGGCCAAGGTCGCCGGCCACTTCGTCGGGGACCGGCTGCGGCCCTCGCCGCCGGTGGAGTCCCTGCCGCCCGGCGAGGGCGCCGTGGTCCGCGCCGACGGGCACCACCGCCTCGCCGTCTACCGGGACGACGACGGCAATCTGCACAGCGTCTCCGCCCGCTGCACCCACCTGGGCTGCCTGGTCGCCTTCAACTCGGCCGAACGCGCCTGGGAGTGCCCCTGCCACGGCTCCCGCTTCGACACGGACGGCAAGGTGATCCAGGGCCCGGCGACCAAACCGCTGGAGCAGCGGGACATCTGA
- a CDS encoding slipin family protein produces MVEELIGAVAAAGAGGLVYLASAARVVKQYERGVVFRLGRLHGEVRRPGFNLIVPAVDRMRKVNLQIVTMPVPAQEGITRDNVTVRVDAVVYFKVVDPAAAVVNVEDYRFAVSQMAQTSLRSIIGKSELDDLLSNREKLNQGLELMIDSPAVEWGVTIDRVEIKDVSLPDTMKRSMARQAEADRERRARVINADAEYQASKKLAQAAHQMADTPSALQLRLLQTVMAVAAEKNSTLVLPIPVELLRFLERGHQEGAPEEGARQEGSRQAPAPVEHPVDTTEQAIDELRRAVEQ; encoded by the coding sequence ATGGTCGAAGAGCTGATCGGGGCGGTGGCGGCGGCCGGAGCCGGAGGGCTGGTCTATCTGGCCTCGGCGGCGCGGGTCGTCAAGCAGTACGAGCGCGGGGTCGTGTTCCGGCTCGGGCGGCTGCACGGGGAGGTGCGGCGGCCGGGGTTCAATCTCATCGTCCCCGCGGTGGACCGGATGCGTAAGGTCAACCTGCAGATCGTGACCATGCCGGTGCCCGCCCAGGAGGGCATCACCCGCGACAACGTGACCGTGCGGGTCGACGCGGTCGTGTACTTCAAGGTCGTGGACCCCGCGGCCGCGGTCGTCAACGTCGAGGACTACCGTTTCGCCGTCTCCCAGATGGCACAGACCTCCCTGCGCTCGATCATCGGCAAGAGCGAACTGGACGACCTCCTGTCCAACCGCGAGAAGCTCAACCAGGGCCTGGAGCTGATGATCGACAGCCCGGCCGTGGAATGGGGGGTGACCATCGACCGGGTGGAGATCAAGGACGTGTCCCTGCCCGACACGATGAAGCGCTCCATGGCCCGCCAGGCCGAGGCCGACCGCGAGCGGCGCGCCCGGGTGATCAACGCCGACGCCGAGTACCAGGCCTCGAAGAAACTGGCCCAGGCCGCCCACCAGATGGCCGACACGCCCTCCGCGCTCCAGCTCCGCCTGCTCCAGACGGTCATGGCGGTGGCGGCGGAGAAGAACTCCACGCTGGTACTGCCCATCCCGGTGGAGCTCCTGCGGTTCCTGGAGCGGGGCCACCAGGAGGGAGCCCCCGAGGAAGGGGCCCGCCAGGAGGGAAGCCGGCAGGCACCGGCGCCGGTGGAACACCCCGTCGACACGACAGAACAGGCCATCGACGAGCTGCGGCGCGCGGTCGAGCAGTGA
- a CDS encoding polysaccharide deacetylase family protein codes for MITLLRRATAVCALSTALAACGAGRPPQPPSPPVSAPPSRPPTLAPGPTGLTPVFEHGPRTRGRTVALTFDADMTAGQGARAAAGERFDHPRLISTLRALQVPATVFMTGRWAEQYPDQARSIGRDPLFEVANHSYSHYAYTPDCYGLPTVPEKRMRSDVERAYAALRKAGVTDPMPYFRFPGGCYDRRALKALTPAGVTAVQWDVVGGDAFETDPEVVARQVLDGVRPGSVVVLHCTRSAAPATERAVRSIVPGLRREGFRFVKVSELIGAAGSGARTRPEGR; via the coding sequence GTGATCACCCTTCTCCGCCGTGCCACCGCGGTGTGCGCCCTGAGCACGGCCCTCGCGGCGTGCGGGGCCGGCCGTCCCCCGCAGCCGCCCTCGCCGCCGGTGTCCGCACCGCCGTCGCGCCCTCCGACCCTCGCCCCCGGCCCCACCGGCCTGACCCCGGTCTTCGAGCACGGCCCCCGCACCCGCGGCAGGACCGTCGCCCTCACCTTCGACGCCGACATGACCGCCGGGCAGGGGGCCCGGGCGGCGGCGGGTGAGCGGTTCGACCATCCGCGGCTGATCTCGACGCTGCGCGCGCTGCAGGTGCCCGCCACCGTGTTCATGACCGGGCGGTGGGCCGAGCAGTACCCGGACCAGGCCCGTTCCATCGGCCGGGACCCGCTGTTCGAGGTCGCCAACCACTCCTACAGCCACTACGCGTACACGCCGGACTGCTACGGCCTGCCCACCGTGCCCGAAAAGCGCATGCGGTCGGACGTGGAGCGGGCGTACGCCGCCCTCCGGAAGGCCGGTGTGACGGATCCGATGCCGTACTTCCGCTTCCCCGGCGGCTGTTACGACCGGCGGGCGCTGAAGGCGCTGACACCGGCCGGTGTGACCGCCGTGCAGTGGGACGTGGTCGGCGGCGACGCGTTCGAGACGGACCCGGAGGTGGTCGCCCGGCAGGTGCTGGACGGCGTGCGGCCGGGGTCGGTGGTCGTGCTGCACTGCACGCGCAGCGCCGCCCCGGCGACCGAACGGGCGGTGCGCTCGATCGTGCCGGGGCTGCGCCGCGAGGGCTTCCGGTTCGTGAAGGTGTCCGAGCTGATCGGGGCGGCCGGCAGCGG
- a CDS encoding SRPBCC family protein yields the protein MSVTSVDKDLDHLTLTLIADFAAPVERVWRLWADPRQLERWWGPPSYPATVEEHDLTPGGEVTYFMIGPEGDRHRGWWRVTSVTEPTALEFTDGFADDDGKPKDDMPTTSVTVRLTEHGGGTRMEMRSLFDSREQMEQMVSMGMEEGLKEAVGQIDALLAA from the coding sequence ATGAGCGTCACCAGTGTCGACAAGGACCTCGACCACCTCACCCTCACCCTGATCGCCGACTTCGCCGCACCGGTGGAGCGGGTGTGGCGGCTGTGGGCCGACCCCCGGCAGCTGGAGCGCTGGTGGGGCCCGCCGTCCTACCCGGCGACCGTGGAGGAGCACGACCTGACCCCCGGCGGAGAGGTCACGTACTTCATGATCGGGCCGGAGGGCGACCGGCACCGCGGCTGGTGGCGCGTCACCTCGGTCACCGAGCCGACGGCCCTGGAGTTCACCGACGGCTTCGCCGACGACGACGGAAAGCCCAAGGACGACATGCCGACCACGTCCGTGACGGTGCGGCTCACCGAGCACGGCGGTGGCACCCGGATGGAGATGCGCTCCCTCTTCGACTCCCGTGAGCAGATGGAGCAGATGGTCTCCATGGGCATGGAGGAGGGCCTGAAGGAGGCCGTCGGCCAGATCGACGCCCTGCTGGCCGCCTGA
- a CDS encoding PhoX family protein, whose protein sequence is MTESGRIATRRQVLAGTGALGVGIAFSGALSELFAGTAAAQTLGHGGGYGPLVPDPKGLLDLPEGFRYRVLSREGDPLRSGEGKVPSNHDGMSAFAGRGGRVHLVRNHENRADGRVPVPTVQGLTYDPAGKGGCTALTLDSRDNVLSERVAIAGTAVNCAGGPTPWGTWLTCEETEDKAGTNGYAKDHGFIFEVDPVDPHRTGAVPLTAMGRFQHEAIAIDPRRGVVYETEDAFQKPFGLFYRFLPDRPLGGRGSLRAGGRLQAMRVPGVPDLSSIQDIGAEFDGIEWVDVPDPQAAQTPVRLQDFGRGGITHAQKLEGCYWGGRSVYFVSSFARSAEGSAADHFGQIWRYDPDRRRLTLVIVFGPDTDVQMPGESPDNICLAPSGGLMVCEDGNGAQHVFGVTRRGEVYPMARNRQTIGTPEEPEWGEFAGVTFSPDGETMYVNCYTPGTTFAVTGPWRR, encoded by the coding sequence ATGACCGAATCCGGTCGTATCGCCACACGACGTCAGGTGCTCGCCGGGACGGGCGCCTTGGGCGTCGGGATCGCGTTCTCCGGTGCCCTGTCCGAACTCTTCGCCGGCACCGCCGCCGCCCAGACCCTCGGCCACGGCGGCGGCTACGGTCCGCTCGTCCCCGACCCGAAGGGCCTGCTCGACCTGCCGGAAGGTTTCCGCTACCGGGTCCTCTCCCGCGAGGGAGACCCGCTCCGCTCCGGCGAGGGCAAGGTCCCCTCCAACCACGACGGCATGTCGGCCTTCGCGGGCAGAGGCGGCCGGGTCCATCTGGTCCGCAACCACGAGAACCGCGCCGACGGCAGGGTCCCGGTCCCGACGGTCCAGGGGCTCACCTACGACCCGGCGGGCAAGGGCGGCTGCACGGCCCTCACCCTGGACTCCCGCGACAACGTCCTGTCGGAACGCGTCGCGATCGCCGGCACGGCCGTGAACTGCGCGGGCGGCCCCACCCCGTGGGGCACGTGGCTGACCTGCGAGGAGACCGAGGACAAGGCCGGCACCAACGGCTACGCCAAGGACCACGGCTTCATCTTCGAGGTCGACCCGGTCGATCCGCACCGCACGGGAGCCGTACCGCTGACCGCGATGGGCCGCTTCCAGCACGAGGCGATCGCCATCGACCCCCGGCGGGGCGTGGTGTACGAGACCGAGGACGCCTTCCAGAAGCCCTTCGGCCTGTTCTACCGCTTCCTGCCGGACAGGCCGCTGGGCGGACGTGGTTCGCTGCGCGCGGGCGGGCGGCTCCAGGCCATGCGCGTGCCCGGCGTGCCGGACCTGTCCTCGATCCAGGACATCGGCGCGGAGTTCGACGGCATCGAGTGGGTGGACGTACCGGATCCGCAGGCGGCGCAGACGCCGGTCCGGCTCCAGGACTTCGGCCGGGGCGGCATCACACACGCGCAGAAGCTGGAGGGCTGCTACTGGGGCGGCCGGTCGGTGTACTTCGTGTCGTCGTTCGCCCGCAGCGCGGAGGGGTCGGCGGCCGACCACTTCGGGCAGATCTGGCGCTACGACCCGGACCGGCGACGGCTCACCCTGGTGATCGTCTTCGGTCCGGACACCGACGTGCAGATGCCGGGAGAGTCGCCGGACAACATCTGCCTGGCGCCCAGCGGCGGCCTCATGGTCTGCGAGGACGGCAACGGCGCCCAGCACGTCTTCGGCGTGACCCGGCGCGGCGAGGTGTACCCGATGGCCCGCAACCGGCAGACCATCGGCACCCCGGAGGAGCCCGAGTGGGGTGAGTTCGCCGGGGTGACCTTCTCGCCCGACGGCGAGACGATGTACGTCAACTGCTACACCCCCGGCACCACGTTCGCGGTGACGGGCCCCTGGCGCCGGTAG
- a CDS encoding PPK2 family polyphosphate kinase, which yields MDEAETDGADEDGHERGTSLWERLRLPGGEPVDLARHDAAATPGGPDGKAAGKAATARIGEQLAGLQERLWAASTAGDRRRVLLVLQGMDTSGKGGTVKHVIGLLNPAGCRITAFRAPTAEERAHPFLWRVEKALPLPGELGIFDRSHYEDVLIARVRNLAPRAVIESRYERINRFERSLADDGVTLVKCFLHISYDEQRRRLLRRLDKPEKRWKFAPSDIDDRALWPAYQDAYERALERCGTSYAPWYLVPADHKWYRNWAVSTLLLEHLRELDPRYPEADFDVAECRKRLLRQS from the coding sequence ATGGACGAGGCGGAGACGGACGGGGCGGACGAGGACGGCCACGAGCGCGGGACCTCGCTGTGGGAGCGGCTGCGTCTGCCCGGCGGCGAGCCGGTCGACCTGGCCCGTCACGACGCTGCCGCCACCCCCGGCGGCCCGGACGGCAAGGCCGCGGGCAAGGCCGCCACGGCCCGGATCGGCGAGCAGCTCGCCGGGCTCCAGGAACGGCTGTGGGCGGCGAGCACCGCGGGCGACCGGCGCCGCGTCCTGCTGGTCCTCCAGGGCATGGACACCAGCGGCAAGGGCGGCACGGTCAAGCACGTCATCGGCCTGCTCAACCCGGCCGGCTGCCGGATCACGGCGTTCAGGGCACCGACCGCCGAGGAGCGCGCGCACCCCTTCCTGTGGCGCGTGGAGAAGGCCCTCCCGCTCCCCGGCGAACTGGGCATCTTCGACCGCTCGCACTACGAGGACGTCCTGATCGCCCGCGTCCGGAACCTCGCGCCACGCGCCGTGATCGAAAGCCGCTACGAGCGGATCAACCGTTTCGAGCGGTCCCTCGCCGACGACGGCGTGACCCTGGTCAAGTGCTTCCTGCACATCTCCTACGACGAGCAGCGCCGCCGCCTGCTCAGGCGCCTCGACAAGCCCGAGAAGCGCTGGAAGTTCGCCCCGTCCGACATCGACGACCGCGCCCTGTGGCCCGCGTACCAGGACGCCTACGAGCGGGCCCTGGAGCGCTGCGGCACCTCGTACGCGCCCTGGTACCTGGTCCCGGCCGACCACAAGTGGTATCGCAACTGGGCGGTCAGCACGCTGCTCCTGGAGCACCTGCGGGAGCTGGATCCGCGGTACCCGGAGGCGGACTTCGACGTGGCGGAGTGCCGGAAGCGGCTGCTGCGGCAGTCCTGA
- a CDS encoding carbonic anhydrase — translation MQPLIDNARMFGQRPEEFARLAEGQSPDVLFITCSDSRVVPALITGARPGELFELRTAGNIVPPYALEHPTSEAATIEYAVEVLGVKDIVVCGHSHCGAVGAVVRGDDLAAVPAVRDWLAHAAEQPKCEDPADPTVAEAVQNHVLTQVLRLRSYPCIERRLAEGRLGLHAWFYEVHTGTVWQHHAETDTFETL, via the coding sequence ATGCAACCCCTCATCGACAACGCCCGCATGTTCGGACAGCGCCCTGAGGAGTTCGCCCGCCTCGCCGAGGGCCAGTCCCCCGACGTCCTGTTCATCACCTGCTCCGACTCCAGGGTCGTACCGGCCCTGATCACGGGCGCCCGGCCCGGCGAGCTCTTCGAGCTGCGCACCGCGGGCAACATCGTCCCCCCGTACGCCTTGGAGCACCCCACCTCCGAGGCGGCCACCATCGAGTACGCCGTGGAAGTGCTCGGCGTCAAGGACATCGTGGTCTGCGGCCACTCGCACTGCGGTGCCGTGGGCGCGGTGGTACGGGGCGACGACCTCGCCGCCGTACCGGCGGTGCGCGACTGGCTCGCGCACGCCGCCGAACAGCCCAAGTGCGAGGACCCGGCCGACCCGACGGTCGCCGAAGCCGTGCAGAACCACGTCCTCACCCAGGTGCTGCGACTGCGGTCGTACCCGTGCATCGAGCGCCGGCTGGCGGAGGGCCGACTCGGCCTGCACGCATGGTTCTACGAAGTGCACACCGGAACCGTGTGGCAGCACCACGCGGAGACCGACACCTTCGAGACCCTGTGA
- a CDS encoding ArsR/SmtB family transcription factor codes for MVVDELNDETVDRLFHALADTTRRDILRRCVRGELSVSRLAEAYPMSFAAVQKHVAVLERAGLVAKQRSGREQLVRTDPDAVGRARQALDELESAWRGRVDRMARLLAEDPGTEENDTPEGPER; via the coding sequence ATGGTTGTAGATGAGCTGAACGACGAGACGGTGGACCGGCTGTTCCACGCCCTGGCCGACACCACGCGCCGGGACATACTGCGCCGCTGCGTGCGCGGGGAGCTGTCGGTCTCGCGGCTGGCCGAGGCCTATCCGATGAGCTTCGCGGCGGTGCAGAAGCACGTCGCCGTGCTGGAACGGGCCGGGCTCGTAGCCAAGCAGCGCAGCGGACGGGAGCAGCTCGTGCGCACCGACCCCGACGCGGTGGGCCGTGCCCGCCAGGCCCTCGACGAACTCGAGTCGGCGTGGCGCGGGCGCGTGGACCGGATGGCCCGGCTGCTCGCGGAGGACCCCGGTACCGAAGAGAACGACACCCCGGAAGGACCCGAGAGATGA
- a CDS encoding SulP family inorganic anion transporter: MTKFPYLRQDFLASIVVFLVAVPLCVGVAVASGVPAELGLITGIVGGLVTGLMPGSSLQVSGPAAGMTVLVFEAVSEFGVAALGVIVLLAGLLQLAMGFLGIGRWFRAISVSVVEGMLCGIGLVIIAGQIYAAAGLKAPETGIGKIVGLPGAFADALGSTEAMISLAIGAGTIAVIVLWKKLPKAVQSVPGALAAVVLATLATLAFSLPVATVEVEGLLGVIQPPGAGAFGELAGPAIWGTIIAFTLIASAESLFSAAAVDRLHDGPRTQYNKEMIAQGAGNTVCGLLGALPMTAVIVRSSANVNAGAKTKASRVLHGVWLLLFAAAMPWALALIPLPALAGILVHAGWKLIPFRQVAALWRAHKGEALILVVTAVSIVAVNMFEGVLIGLALSVVKTAWEASHVKLEVIDKGAGPIQAYLSGNATFLRLPKILDSLEALPQDRPVELDLSGLHHLDHACRTALESWAERHSATGTEPVKVHEPEPSPEAEKVTAA, encoded by the coding sequence ATGACCAAGTTCCCTTACCTGAGGCAGGACTTCCTCGCCTCCATCGTCGTCTTCCTCGTCGCCGTGCCGCTCTGCGTCGGCGTCGCCGTCGCCTCCGGTGTCCCGGCCGAACTCGGCCTGATCACCGGCATCGTGGGCGGCCTCGTCACCGGTTTGATGCCCGGCAGCAGCCTCCAGGTGTCCGGGCCCGCCGCCGGCATGACCGTGCTGGTCTTCGAGGCCGTCAGCGAGTTCGGGGTGGCCGCACTCGGTGTGATCGTGCTGCTCGCCGGTCTGCTCCAACTCGCCATGGGCTTCCTCGGGATAGGCCGCTGGTTCAGGGCGATATCCGTCTCCGTCGTCGAGGGCATGCTCTGCGGTATCGGTCTGGTCATCATCGCCGGGCAGATCTACGCGGCGGCGGGCCTGAAGGCGCCGGAGACCGGCATCGGCAAGATCGTGGGGCTGCCGGGGGCGTTCGCCGACGCCCTGGGCAGCACCGAGGCCATGATCTCGCTCGCGATCGGCGCGGGCACGATCGCCGTCATCGTGCTGTGGAAGAAGCTGCCGAAGGCCGTGCAGTCGGTGCCGGGCGCCCTCGCGGCGGTGGTCCTGGCCACGCTCGCCACGCTCGCCTTCAGCCTGCCGGTCGCCACGGTCGAGGTGGAGGGCCTGCTCGGCGTCATCCAGCCGCCCGGGGCCGGGGCCTTCGGCGAGCTGGCCGGCCCGGCCATCTGGGGCACCATCATCGCGTTCACGCTGATCGCCTCCGCGGAGAGCCTGTTCAGCGCGGCGGCCGTGGACCGGCTGCACGACGGTCCGCGCACCCAGTACAACAAGGAGATGATCGCCCAGGGCGCGGGCAACACCGTGTGCGGTCTGCTCGGCGCGCTGCCCATGACCGCGGTGATCGTACGCAGCTCGGCGAACGTCAACGCGGGTGCGAAGACCAAGGCGTCCCGTGTGCTGCACGGCGTGTGGCTGCTGCTGTTCGCCGCCGCGATGCCGTGGGCCCTGGCCCTGATCCCGCTCCCCGCCCTGGCCGGCATCCTGGTGCACGCGGGCTGGAAGCTGATCCCGTTCCGCCAGGTCGCGGCGCTGTGGCGGGCGCACAAGGGTGAGGCGCTGATCCTCGTCGTCACCGCCGTGTCGATCGTCGCGGTGAACATGTTCGAGGGCGTGCTCATCGGTCTGGCCCTGTCGGTCGTCAAGACCGCCTGGGAGGCCTCGCACGTCAAGCTCGAGGTCATCGACAAGGGCGCCGGTCCGATCCAGGCGTACCTGTCGGGCAACGCGACCTTCCTGCGGCTGCCGAAGATCCTCGACAGCCTGGAGGCACTGCCCCAGGACCGCCCGGTCGAGCTCGACCTCTCGGGTCTGCACCACCTCGACCACGCCTGCCGCACGGCCCTGGAGAGCTGGGCCGAACGCCACAGCGCGACGGGCACGGAGCCGGTGAAGGTCCACGAGCCGGAGCCGTCACCGGAGGCCGAGAAGGTCACGGCCGCGTAG